From a region of the Streptomyces venezuelae genome:
- a CDS encoding TetR/AcrR family transcriptional regulator, translating to MSTSPTPPGLRERKKAQTRRTIQEQALRLFLERGYQNTTVEEIAAAAGVSHMTFFRNFPTKEAVVESDDYDVLIVRLVQERPPHEDGLTALRNALGQGLEAVYATGRDTLLARTRLIFETPALRARTWDTQYATQRLFAGALRSRDPEASELSTRVTAAATLAAVTTALAAWVESDGVLELPALVDEAFSALHPS from the coding sequence ATGAGTACGTCCCCCACGCCGCCCGGGCTGCGCGAACGCAAGAAGGCACAGACCAGGCGGACGATCCAGGAGCAGGCGCTGCGGCTGTTCCTGGAACGGGGGTACCAGAACACCACCGTCGAGGAGATCGCCGCTGCCGCCGGGGTCTCTCACATGACATTCTTCCGGAACTTCCCCACCAAGGAGGCGGTGGTCGAGTCCGACGACTATGACGTACTCATCGTTCGCCTCGTTCAGGAACGGCCACCGCACGAGGACGGCCTCACCGCCCTCCGCAACGCCCTGGGCCAAGGCCTGGAGGCGGTGTACGCCACCGGCAGGGACACCCTGCTCGCCCGTACCCGCCTCATCTTCGAGACGCCGGCCCTGCGCGCCCGCACCTGGGACACCCAGTACGCGACTCAGCGGCTGTTCGCGGGTGCTCTGAGGTCGCGAGATCCGGAGGCGAGCGAGCTTTCCACTCGTGTCACCGCCGCGGCCACCCTTGCCGCGGTGACCACCGCCCTCGCCGCTTGGGTGGAGAGTGACGGTGTCCTGGAGCTGCCCGCGCTGGTCGATGAGGCGTTCAGCGCCTTGCACCCCAGCTGA
- a CDS encoding SPFH domain-containing protein, producing the protein MEISAFLIAGLLIAAFAVFTVIRAVRIVPQARARNVERLGRYHRTLKPGLNVVIPYIDRVYPVIDLREQVVSFKPQPVITEDNLVVEIDTVLYFQVTDPRAAAYEIASFLQAVEQLTVTTLRNVVGSMDLEKTLTSRDTINNQLRGVLDDATGKWGLRVNRVEIKAIDPPQSIKDAMEKQMRAERDKRAVILGAEGQRQSQILTAEGEKQAAVLRAEGNRTAEILKAEGQALAIDEVFQAVHRNDPDPKLLAYQYLQVLPQLAQGPGNTFWVIPGEVTTALQSVTRAFSEVLPQSAATRQASASDDLAIRAANDAAKAAEAAAEALADAAEADGATAGSPPLPLEKAERHPPPETPPADQPR; encoded by the coding sequence ATGGAGATTTCGGCGTTTCTCATCGCCGGCCTGCTGATCGCGGCCTTCGCGGTCTTCACCGTGATCCGGGCCGTGCGCATCGTTCCGCAGGCCCGTGCCCGTAATGTCGAGCGACTCGGCCGGTACCACCGAACCCTGAAGCCCGGACTCAATGTCGTCATCCCGTACATCGACCGGGTGTACCCGGTGATCGATCTGCGCGAGCAGGTCGTCTCGTTCAAGCCCCAGCCGGTCATCACCGAGGACAACCTGGTCGTCGAGATCGACACCGTCCTCTACTTCCAGGTCACGGATCCGCGTGCGGCCGCTTACGAGATCGCCAGCTTCCTCCAAGCGGTGGAGCAGCTGACGGTCACCACGCTGCGCAATGTGGTCGGATCCATGGATCTGGAGAAGACGCTGACCTCGCGGGACACTATCAACAACCAGCTTCGAGGCGTGCTCGACGACGCCACCGGTAAGTGGGGGCTGCGGGTCAACCGGGTGGAGATCAAGGCCATCGACCCGCCGCAGTCCATCAAGGACGCGATGGAGAAGCAGATGCGGGCCGAGCGGGACAAGCGGGCCGTCATTCTCGGAGCCGAGGGGCAGCGCCAGTCCCAGATCCTCACCGCCGAAGGCGAGAAGCAGGCCGCGGTTCTCCGCGCGGAAGGCAACCGGACCGCCGAGATCCTCAAGGCGGAGGGCCAGGCGCTCGCCATCGACGAGGTCTTCCAGGCCGTCCACCGCAACGACCCCGACCCGAAGCTGCTCGCCTATCAATACCTCCAGGTGCTGCCCCAGCTCGCGCAGGGCCCGGGGAACACGTTCTGGGTGATTCCCGGAGAGGTCACCACCGCTCTCCAGAGCGTCACCCGGGCGTTCAGCGAGGTCCTCCCCCAGTCGGCCGCCACCCGCCAAGCATCCGCGTCGGACGACTTGGCCATCCGGGCCGCGAATGACGCGGCGAAAGCGGCGGAAGCCGCCGCAGAGGCACTCGCCGACGCGGCGGAGGCCGACGGCGCCACCGCCGGCTCGCCACCGCTGCCCCTCGAGAAAGCGGAACGTCACCCTCCGCCGGAGACCCCACCTGCGGATCAGCCGAGGTGA
- a CDS encoding NfeD family protein, producing the protein MDPWLIWLITAVLLGVAEIFTLTAALGLLGGAALVTAVLAAIGLPLPWQFLAFTLVATVGVVFVRPVAMRRLMPREGERFGVEALVGGAAFVTAEVTGLSGRVRIGGEEWTARAYDETQVIPPGTTVDVIEIKGSTALVYPRE; encoded by the coding sequence ATGGACCCCTGGCTGATCTGGTTGATCACCGCGGTTCTGTTGGGTGTGGCGGAGATCTTCACCCTCACCGCCGCGCTCGGGCTGCTCGGTGGCGCAGCGCTGGTCACCGCGGTCCTCGCTGCGATCGGGCTGCCCCTCCCGTGGCAGTTCCTGGCATTCACACTCGTGGCGACGGTCGGCGTGGTGTTCGTGCGCCCGGTGGCCATGCGTCGCCTCATGCCACGGGAGGGCGAGCGCTTCGGTGTGGAAGCCCTGGTCGGAGGAGCCGCTTTCGTGACTGCCGAGGTGACGGGATTGAGCGGCAGGGTCCGCATCGGTGGCGAGGAATGGACGGCCCGCGCGTACGACGAGACGCAGGTCATTCCTCCCGGAACGACGGTCGACGTCATCGAGATCAAGGGCTCCACCGCGCTCGTCTACCCCCGGGAGTGA
- a CDS encoding CBS domain-containing protein, translated as MSARDLATPYASVTTDESANAAIRLLTEHSLPALLVVDGHGMPYAVVPVSELVRQLVPEPALDDPLRAAVLRDEPSERLAASLEEQTVGDWLPRRGFGPRCVGPDATAAQIAAVMARRRIPLVPVVEQVDDKEARMLGVVSATAVMRYLITPSDSADRR; from the coding sequence GTGTCCGCGCGTGACCTCGCCACCCCTTACGCGTCCGTCACAACGGACGAAAGCGCGAACGCCGCGATTCGGCTGCTGACCGAGCACAGCCTCCCGGCGCTGCTCGTAGTCGATGGGCACGGGATGCCGTACGCCGTGGTTCCTGTCTCCGAGCTCGTGCGGCAGCTCGTGCCCGAACCGGCTCTGGACGACCCGCTGCGCGCGGCCGTCCTTCGGGACGAGCCGTCGGAACGGCTGGCCGCCAGCCTCGAGGAGCAGACCGTCGGGGACTGGCTGCCGCGTCGCGGATTCGGCCCGCGGTGTGTGGGACCTGATGCAACCGCCGCCCAGATCGCCGCCGTAATGGCTCGCAGACGGATCCCGCTCGTGCCCGTTGTGGAACAGGTCGACGACAAGGAGGCCAGGATGCTCGGGGTGGTGTCCGCCACCGCGGTCATGCGGTACCTGATCACGCCCTCGGATTCCGCAGACCGCCGTTGA
- a CDS encoding cation:proton antiporter, whose amino-acid sequence MVLVAVFGVALLVAVLLSGLAARTVLSTSLLFLLGGALVSDGFLGLVHITADSEIVAVTADLALFAVLFTDGMHVSFPKLRENWKNPARALGLGMPLAMVGMALVTHYVAGMDWTTSFLVGAVLAPTDPVFASAIVGRKEVPAKLRQLLNVESGINDGLALPVVLVLIAAAGPTAAHSEASIGMIGLELGLGLAFGVLLPLLVAGLLRLRLLGAEPKLQPLLPLATGIILYGLCHLTHANPYLAAFSAGAVLATVSPEPKVAFEALGESMAELAKFAALLVFGALLTPQLFGDLSVGGYVAVLLAIFLIRPASLLLSLLGTRLERREKLVAAWFGPKGFASVVYGLLVLQAGIPQGEQAYTLIAVCIAFSIVAHSSTDVPVARLFHVEDIAGIPGGAPTGAPADGQEAPRVRA is encoded by the coding sequence ATGGTTCTTGTTGCCGTATTCGGCGTGGCACTGCTTGTGGCGGTGCTGCTGTCCGGGCTCGCCGCCCGAACCGTACTTTCCACTTCGCTTCTCTTCCTGTTGGGCGGAGCGCTGGTCAGTGACGGGTTCCTCGGCCTGGTGCACATCACCGCCGACAGTGAAATAGTCGCCGTCACGGCCGACTTGGCGCTGTTCGCCGTGCTGTTCACCGACGGCATGCACGTCTCGTTCCCCAAACTCCGGGAGAACTGGAAGAACCCGGCCCGTGCGCTGGGCCTGGGCATGCCCCTTGCAATGGTCGGCATGGCGCTGGTGACCCATTACGTCGCAGGCATGGACTGGACGACATCGTTCCTGGTGGGCGCCGTGCTGGCGCCCACCGACCCGGTCTTCGCCTCGGCCATCGTGGGACGGAAGGAAGTTCCGGCCAAGCTCCGACAACTGCTGAATGTGGAAAGCGGGATCAACGACGGACTGGCTCTGCCCGTCGTCCTGGTCCTCATCGCCGCTGCCGGACCGACGGCCGCCCACTCCGAGGCGTCCATCGGCATGATCGGCCTGGAGCTGGGCCTCGGTCTCGCGTTCGGAGTCCTCCTGCCACTGCTCGTGGCCGGCCTCCTCCGGCTCCGGTTGCTGGGCGCCGAGCCGAAGCTGCAACCGCTGCTGCCGCTCGCCACCGGCATCATCCTCTACGGGCTCTGTCACCTCACTCACGCCAACCCCTACCTCGCGGCCTTCTCCGCCGGCGCGGTTCTCGCCACGGTCTCGCCGGAGCCCAAGGTCGCCTTCGAAGCCTTGGGCGAGTCGATGGCAGAACTGGCGAAGTTCGCGGCGCTGTTGGTCTTCGGCGCCCTGCTGACCCCGCAGTTGTTCGGCGACCTGTCCGTGGGCGGATACGTGGCCGTCCTGTTGGCGATCTTCCTGATCCGGCCGGCCTCGCTCCTCCTGTCACTGCTCGGTACGCGGCTGGAGCGCCGGGAGAAGCTGGTCGCCGCCTGGTTCGGACCCAAGGGCTTCGCCTCGGTCGTGTACGGGCTGCTCGTCCTCCAGGCGGGCATCCCCCAGGGCGAACAGGCGTACACACTCATCGCGGTGTGCATCGCCTTCTCGATCGTCGCGCACAGCAGCACCGACGTCCCCGTGGCCCGGCTCTTCCACGTCGAGGACATCGCAGGGATCCCCGGCGGCGCGCCGACCGGAGCGCCCGCCGATGGCCAGGAGGCCCCTCGTGTCCGCGCGTGA
- a CDS encoding nitroreductase family deazaflavin-dependent oxidoreductase produces MRRPPRLRDHPAPPTGWKRRIARLPLLLFRIGLGPVFGKRLLVLQHTGLVSGETREVCLEVVTHDRGRGTWTVASGFGVRAQWYRNLRHIPKVTIQVGRTFYPVNAHFVSPDDGASIMAEYAARHPRAALALCRYLAFDVDGTDEAFRRAGAEIPFVRLEEVPPRRIA; encoded by the coding sequence ATGAGAAGGCCGCCCCGCCTCCGGGACCACCCGGCCCCGCCGACCGGATGGAAGCGGCGCATCGCCCGGCTCCCGCTCCTCCTCTTCCGCATCGGACTGGGGCCCGTCTTCGGCAAACGGCTGCTCGTGCTCCAACACACCGGTCTGGTGTCCGGGGAAACGCGCGAGGTGTGCCTGGAAGTCGTGACCCACGATCGTGGGCGCGGCACGTGGACGGTCGCATCGGGCTTCGGTGTGCGTGCCCAGTGGTACCGGAACCTCCGGCACATCCCAAAGGTGACCATCCAGGTCGGCCGGACGTTCTATCCGGTCAACGCCCACTTTGTGTCCCCTGATGACGGCGCCTCGATCATGGCGGAGTACGCGGCGCGGCACCCGCGTGCCGCCCTTGCCCTGTGCCGTTACCTGGCCTTCGACGTGGACGGCACCGATGAAGCCTTCCGCCGCGCTGGGGCCGAGATCCCGTTCGTGCGCCTCGAGGAGGTGCCGCCGCGACGGATCGCATAG